Proteins co-encoded in one Arthrobacter globiformis genomic window:
- the purU gene encoding formyltetrahydrofolate deformylase — translation MNEDQLAKSYVVTLSCPDRPGIVHAVAGALLVAGCNITDSQQYGSESTGTFFMRVEATTTASQAEVVAALEPVAEAFGMQWNLNPVGRKVRTLLMASKSAHCLNDLLFLQRSGTLPIEVPAIVSNHRDLAGLAEFYGIPFHYIPVTADTKEQAEDQLRKIIAEEGVELTVLARYMQIISDDLCTELTGKAINIHHSFLPSFKGAKPYHQAHARGVKLIGATAHYVTAALDEGPIIEQEVIRVDHARTPEQFVQMGRDVEGRTLAQAVQWHAEHRVLLDGNRTVVFN, via the coding sequence GTGAATGAAGACCAGCTCGCCAAATCGTACGTAGTAACCCTGTCCTGCCCCGACCGCCCCGGAATTGTGCACGCCGTTGCCGGCGCCCTGCTCGTGGCGGGCTGCAATATTACGGACTCACAGCAGTACGGCAGCGAGTCCACCGGGACTTTCTTCATGCGCGTGGAAGCCACCACCACCGCATCCCAGGCTGAGGTGGTTGCTGCCCTGGAGCCAGTAGCCGAAGCCTTCGGCATGCAGTGGAACCTGAACCCCGTGGGCCGGAAGGTCCGCACCCTGCTGATGGCCAGCAAGTCCGCCCACTGCCTGAACGACCTCCTGTTCCTGCAGCGCTCGGGCACCCTGCCCATCGAGGTTCCCGCTATCGTCTCCAACCACCGGGACCTGGCCGGTCTGGCCGAGTTCTACGGCATCCCGTTCCACTACATCCCGGTGACGGCCGACACGAAGGAACAGGCCGAGGACCAGCTGCGCAAGATCATCGCCGAAGAGGGCGTCGAACTGACCGTCCTGGCCCGTTACATGCAGATCATCTCGGACGACCTGTGCACGGAGCTGACCGGCAAGGCCATCAACATCCACCACTCCTTCCTGCCGTCCTTCAAGGGCGCCAAGCCCTACCACCAGGCCCATGCCCGCGGAGTGAAGCTGATCGGCGCCACCGCGCACTACGTCACCGCCGCGCTGGACGAGGGCCCGATCATTGAGCAGGAAGTCATCCGTGTGGACCACGCGCGCACGCCGGAGCAGTTCGTGCAGATGGGCCGGGACGTGGAAGGCCGCACTCTTGCCCAGGCCGTGCAGTGGCACGCCGAGCACCGCGTGCTGCTGGACGGCAACCGAACGGTCGTCTTCAACTGA
- a CDS encoding DMT family transporter produces the protein MRGNSSATVPVRPVISSPNRSPSAGSSRTGSSHAGIWWALLGVVAFSFTVPFTRLAVEGLSPLFIASARAVVAAVLAAAALVLTRQRLPRGTQWLRLAVVAGGVVVGFPLLTSYALSAAPASHGAVVIALLPAATATLAVLRGRERPRAAFGIATGAGAFAAIAFAVAQPGGFGQLHWTDLLFFGAVLAAAVGYAEGGLLARELGAWQTISWALVLASPLMVVLVAFSVSQQSPSATPVQWAAFAYLGIVSMFLGFFAWYHGLALGPMAQVSQVQLAQPVMSICWAALLLGEQLTWATIVGGLAVMLCAGAAVRVRLNRPTVSQGSQPPTTADRA, from the coding sequence ATGAGAGGCAATAGTAGCGCTACTGTTCCAGTCCGCCCAGTGATATCGTCACCCAACAGGTCGCCTTCCGCAGGATCGTCACGCACCGGATCCTCACATGCCGGAATCTGGTGGGCCCTCCTGGGGGTGGTGGCTTTCTCGTTCACCGTTCCCTTTACCCGCCTCGCAGTGGAGGGGCTGTCGCCGTTGTTCATTGCCTCGGCCCGGGCGGTGGTGGCGGCCGTCCTGGCGGCCGCGGCCCTGGTGCTGACGCGGCAGCGCCTGCCCCGCGGCACGCAGTGGCTTCGCCTGGCGGTGGTCGCCGGAGGGGTCGTCGTCGGCTTCCCCCTGCTTACGTCATACGCGCTCAGCGCCGCGCCGGCCAGCCATGGGGCCGTGGTGATCGCCCTGCTGCCGGCTGCGACTGCAACGCTGGCGGTGCTCCGCGGCCGCGAGCGTCCACGGGCAGCATTTGGGATCGCGACAGGAGCGGGGGCTTTTGCCGCCATCGCGTTCGCCGTCGCACAGCCCGGTGGCTTTGGCCAGTTGCACTGGACGGACCTGTTGTTCTTCGGCGCCGTGCTGGCCGCTGCCGTGGGGTACGCCGAGGGAGGACTGCTGGCCCGCGAGCTTGGCGCCTGGCAGACCATATCCTGGGCCCTCGTCCTGGCCTCGCCCCTGATGGTGGTTCTTGTGGCTTTCTCCGTGTCCCAGCAGTCGCCCTCGGCCACGCCTGTGCAGTGGGCTGCCTTTGCTTACCTCGGCATCGTCAGCATGTTTCTGGGCTTCTTTGCCTGGTACCACGGCCTTGCCCTCGGGCCCATGGCCCAGGTGAGCCAGGTCCAGCTCGCCCAGCCAGTGATGAGTATCTGTTGGGCTGCGCTACTGCTCGGCGAGCAGCTGACGTGGGCCACCATTGTCGGCGGACTTGCCGTCATGCTTTGCGCCGGCGCCGCGGTCCGTGTGCGGCTCAACCGGCCGACGGTGTCCCAAGGCAGCCAACCGCCCACCACGGCGGACCGGGCATAG
- a CDS encoding DMT family transporter encodes MGYVYLALAIAAEVLGTSLLKSTEGFSRLWPSVWCLGSYGVAFALLSQVVKSVPVGVAYALWSGLGTVAIVAIGAVFLGEELNLMKVLGIALVVAGVVVLNVGGAH; translated from the coding sequence TTGGGCTACGTCTATCTGGCACTGGCGATCGCCGCGGAGGTCCTGGGTACCAGCCTCCTGAAGTCGACAGAAGGATTTAGCCGGCTCTGGCCCAGCGTCTGGTGCCTGGGGTCCTACGGTGTGGCCTTCGCGCTGCTGTCGCAGGTGGTCAAGAGTGTTCCCGTCGGCGTGGCCTATGCCCTGTGGTCAGGCCTCGGAACGGTTGCCATCGTGGCGATCGGCGCCGTTTTCCTCGGCGAGGAACTCAACCTCATGAAGGTCCTCGGGATCGCACTGGTGGTCGCCGGCGTCGTCGTTCTGAACGTCGGTGGAGCACACTGA
- a CDS encoding SHOCT domain-containing protein, translating into MTASLATTFAVQSAQLLADPVAHGPWGGGFSPWFLLFPLFWILVIGLFIFFARRTWRRNHEWATARGGESVLRERYARGEIDETEYRQRLEVLRGDSPGNRR; encoded by the coding sequence ATGACTGCATCCCTAGCCACCACTTTCGCGGTCCAGTCCGCGCAGCTGCTGGCCGATCCCGTAGCCCACGGCCCGTGGGGCGGCGGATTCTCGCCATGGTTCCTGCTGTTCCCGCTGTTCTGGATCCTGGTGATCGGACTGTTCATCTTCTTCGCGCGGCGCACCTGGCGCAGGAACCACGAGTGGGCCACCGCCCGCGGCGGTGAAAGCGTCCTGCGCGAGCGTTACGCACGCGGCGAAATTGACGAAACCGAGTACCGCCAGCGCCTGGAGGTCCTCCGCGGCGACTCACCGGGGAACCGCAGGTAA
- a CDS encoding ABC transporter ATP-binding protein: MPAPPGYVITAENLTKTYGDVIAVDGISFSVPAGESFGLLGPNGAGKSTTMKMIGGVSQRTSGTLTIMGLDPEQNGPEVRAHLGVVPQQDNLDEELKVRDNLLVYGRYFGLPMSYLKPKADELLEFAQLTDKAKSKVDALSGGMKRRLTIARSLINEPRILLLDEPTTGLDPQARHILWDRLFRLKEQGVTLILTTHYMDEAEQLCDRLIVVDKGRIMAEGSPAALIRDYSTREVLELRFGSERNASIGAELEGIGERLETLPDRVLIYTHDGEAALEEVSARGLRPLTSLVRRSSLEDVFLRLTGRSLID, encoded by the coding sequence GTGCCCGCCCCGCCGGGGTACGTGATTACCGCCGAGAACCTGACCAAGACCTACGGCGACGTCATCGCCGTCGACGGCATTTCCTTCAGCGTTCCGGCGGGGGAGTCCTTCGGGCTGCTCGGCCCCAACGGCGCGGGGAAGTCCACCACCATGAAAATGATCGGCGGGGTGTCCCAGCGGACCTCCGGAACCCTGACCATCATGGGGCTGGACCCCGAACAGAACGGTCCCGAGGTGCGCGCACACCTGGGCGTGGTGCCGCAGCAGGACAACCTGGACGAGGAACTCAAGGTCCGGGACAACCTGCTGGTCTATGGCCGCTACTTCGGCCTGCCCATGAGTTACCTCAAACCCAAGGCCGACGAACTGCTCGAATTCGCCCAGCTCACGGACAAGGCCAAGTCCAAGGTGGACGCCCTGTCCGGCGGCATGAAGCGCCGCCTCACCATCGCGCGTTCACTCATCAACGAGCCCCGCATCCTGCTGCTCGACGAGCCCACCACGGGCCTCGACCCGCAGGCGCGGCACATCCTCTGGGACCGGCTGTTCCGGCTGAAGGAGCAGGGCGTCACGCTCATCCTCACCACGCACTACATGGATGAGGCCGAGCAGCTCTGCGACCGGCTGATCGTGGTGGACAAGGGCCGCATCATGGCGGAAGGCTCGCCGGCCGCGCTCATCAGGGACTACTCCACCCGCGAGGTCCTGGAGCTGAGGTTCGGGTCGGAGCGCAACGCCAGCATCGGTGCCGAGCTCGAGGGCATCGGCGAACGCCTGGAAACCCTCCCGGACCGCGTGCTGATCTACACCCACGACGGCGAGGCGGCGCTGGAGGAAGTCTCCGCGCGCGGGCTGCGGCCGCTGACATCGCTGGTGCGCAGGTCCTCGCTGGAGGACGTGTTCCTCCGGCTCACCGGCAGGAGCCTCATTGACTGA
- a CDS encoding sensor histidine kinase, which yields MQRRFRGPPTVAIVVAVAVFEVVGTVFASARQPDHRPLDALAFVLLLAGPAALSLRRRAPLVMLPAAAASVAAYLSLGYAWGPVFLSLALAIVLSAAAGKRWQTWAVAGACAAVLVATAAVGGDEFALVRAFAGTSWLAILVLMGEGVRLRTERVAERRRQHEAREQAARDEYRLALARDIHDVVAHSLSLINVRASVALHLGEKDPAQFRPALEAIKAASKDSLAEVRQLLGVLREDAPLSPAPPPRLDRIPGLADDARRAGLEVSLTVPEAAAVQELPDAAQEAAYRIVQEALTNVVRHSGARKAAVVLALEGTTPAGNPGKQLTVTIDDDGAGAAGVPEGNGVTGMRERAAAVGGSLHMVPLDLAPLHPGWRVRAVIPVAGPLSRPLPGPEREAQ from the coding sequence ATGCAGCGCCGTTTCCGGGGACCGCCCACAGTAGCCATTGTGGTTGCCGTGGCTGTCTTCGAGGTGGTGGGCACCGTCTTCGCCTCCGCCCGGCAGCCTGACCACCGGCCGCTGGATGCCCTCGCGTTCGTCCTGCTGCTGGCAGGGCCGGCGGCCCTGTCGCTGCGTCGGCGCGCCCCGCTGGTGATGCTTCCTGCCGCGGCGGCCTCCGTCGCGGCGTACCTGTCGCTCGGCTATGCATGGGGCCCGGTATTCCTGTCGTTGGCGCTGGCGATCGTGCTCTCCGCCGCGGCCGGGAAGCGCTGGCAGACCTGGGCCGTGGCCGGCGCCTGTGCAGCCGTCCTGGTGGCCACGGCGGCGGTCGGCGGCGACGAGTTCGCCCTGGTCCGGGCATTCGCCGGCACCTCATGGCTGGCCATTCTTGTGCTGATGGGGGAGGGCGTGCGGCTGCGCACCGAACGGGTGGCGGAACGGCGCCGCCAGCACGAGGCCCGCGAACAGGCTGCCCGCGACGAGTACCGGCTGGCCCTTGCCCGGGATATCCACGACGTCGTTGCCCACTCCCTGTCGCTGATCAACGTCCGTGCCTCCGTGGCGCTGCATCTGGGTGAGAAGGACCCTGCCCAGTTCCGCCCCGCGCTCGAAGCCATCAAGGCGGCGAGCAAGGATTCCCTCGCCGAGGTCCGCCAGCTCCTTGGCGTGCTCCGCGAGGATGCTCCGCTGAGCCCGGCGCCGCCGCCCCGGCTGGACAGGATTCCCGGGCTCGCCGACGACGCCCGCCGCGCCGGGCTCGAGGTGAGCCTAACCGTGCCCGAGGCGGCGGCCGTGCAGGAGCTTCCGGACGCCGCCCAGGAAGCGGCGTACCGGATCGTCCAGGAAGCCCTGACCAACGTGGTGCGGCATTCCGGCGCCCGGAAGGCCGCCGTCGTACTGGCACTGGAGGGCACGACGCCGGCGGGGAACCCCGGAAAGCAGCTCACCGTGACCATTGACGACGACGGCGCCGGGGCCGCCGGGGTGCCGGAAGGCAACGGGGTGACGGGGATGCGTGAGAGGGCAGCCGCCGTCGGCGGTTCATTGCACATGGTGCCGTTGGACCTGGCGCCGCTGCATCCGGGCTGGCGGGTCCGGGCCGTGATTCCGGTGGCCGGGCCGCTGTCCCGGCCCTTGCCGGGACCGGAACGGGAGGCACAGTGA
- the glyA gene encoding serine hydroxymethyltransferase, protein MTTSPTSVSTSSVSNQPLAELDPEIAAVLDQELGRQRGTLEMIASENFAPRAVMEAQGSVLTNKYAEGYPGRRYYGGCEYVDVAEQLAIDRVKALFGAEYANVQPHSGAQANAAALHAMITPGDKILGLSLAHGGHLTHGMKLNFSGKLYEVAAYQVEEDNFRIDMDKLREQAIAEKPQVIIAGWSAYPRHLDFAAFRSIADEVGALLWTDMAHFAGLVAAGLHPSPVPHSDVVTSTVHKTLSGPRSGVILAKQEWAKKLNSAVFPGQQGGPLMHVIAAKAVAFKIAGTAEFKERQERVLEGAKIIADRLNQSDVAEAGVSVLTGGTDVHLVLVDLRNSQLDGQQAEDLLHSVGITVNRNAVPFDPRPPMVTSGLRIGTPALATRGFGAAEFTEVAEIIATALKAGSATDVDALQARVDKLAADFPLYPQHEQW, encoded by the coding sequence GTGACTACTTCACCGACTTCCGTTAGCACCTCCTCCGTCAGCAACCAGCCGCTGGCTGAACTCGATCCCGAGATCGCCGCAGTACTGGACCAGGAGCTCGGCCGCCAGCGCGGCACCCTGGAAATGATCGCCTCCGAAAACTTCGCGCCCCGCGCGGTCATGGAAGCCCAAGGCTCCGTTCTGACCAACAAGTACGCCGAGGGCTACCCGGGCCGCCGCTACTACGGCGGCTGCGAGTACGTGGACGTGGCCGAGCAGCTGGCGATCGACCGGGTTAAGGCGCTGTTCGGTGCCGAGTACGCCAACGTTCAGCCGCACTCCGGTGCGCAGGCCAACGCTGCCGCGCTGCACGCCATGATCACTCCTGGGGACAAGATCCTGGGCCTCTCCCTGGCTCACGGCGGTCACCTCACGCACGGCATGAAGCTGAACTTCTCCGGCAAGCTCTACGAGGTTGCCGCCTACCAGGTCGAGGAAGACAACTTCCGGATCGATATGGACAAGCTGCGCGAGCAGGCCATCGCCGAGAAGCCCCAGGTCATCATCGCCGGCTGGTCCGCGTACCCGCGCCACCTCGACTTCGCCGCGTTCCGTTCGATCGCCGATGAGGTCGGCGCCCTGCTCTGGACCGACATGGCGCACTTCGCCGGCCTCGTGGCCGCGGGACTGCACCCGAGCCCGGTGCCGCACTCCGACGTCGTCACCTCCACCGTGCACAAGACGCTGTCCGGGCCGCGCTCGGGCGTCATCCTGGCGAAGCAGGAATGGGCCAAGAAGCTCAACTCTGCTGTCTTCCCGGGCCAGCAGGGCGGCCCGCTCATGCACGTGATCGCAGCCAAGGCCGTCGCCTTCAAGATCGCCGGCACCGCCGAATTCAAGGAGCGCCAGGAGCGCGTCCTGGAAGGCGCCAAGATCATCGCCGACCGCCTCAACCAGTCCGATGTTGCCGAGGCCGGCGTCTCCGTCCTCACCGGCGGCACCGACGTTCACCTGGTGCTGGTTGACCTGCGCAACTCGCAGCTGGACGGCCAGCAGGCCGAGGACCTCCTGCACTCCGTGGGCATTACCGTCAACCGCAACGCCGTGCCGTTCGACCCGCGCCCGCCGATGGTCACCTCCGGCCTGCGCATCGGCACCCCGGCCCTGGCCACCCGCGGCTTCGGTGCCGCCGAATTCACCGAGGTTGCCGAGATCATCGCCACCGCACTGAAGGCCGGCTCCGCCACGGACGTCGATGCCCTGCAGGCCCGCGTGGACAAGCTCGCTGCCGACTTCCCGCTGTACCCGCAGCACGAGCAGTGGTGA
- a CDS encoding response regulator transcription factor — MIRILVADDQTLIRAGFRALLNAEPDMEVVAECGTGRDAVRLASRERPDVVLMDIRMPETDGLEATRKIMADQNLNGTRIIILTTFELDEYIAEAVRAGAAGFLVKDTEPEELLRAVRVVHDGDALLSPSVTRRIMAQLALQSRATAAPVSLENITEREREVLRLVGEGLNNAEIAERLVITPLTAKTHVSRIMSKLLVRDRAQLVVLAYESGLVRPGWAG; from the coding sequence GTGATCCGCATCCTGGTCGCGGACGACCAGACCCTCATCCGCGCCGGCTTCCGCGCCCTCCTGAACGCCGAACCGGACATGGAGGTGGTGGCCGAGTGCGGAACTGGCCGTGACGCCGTCCGCCTGGCTTCCCGGGAGCGTCCGGATGTGGTGCTGATGGACATCCGGATGCCCGAGACGGACGGGCTGGAGGCCACCCGGAAAATCATGGCGGACCAGAACCTGAACGGCACGCGGATCATCATCCTCACCACCTTCGAACTGGATGAATACATCGCGGAGGCAGTGCGGGCCGGGGCGGCAGGGTTCCTGGTGAAGGACACCGAACCCGAGGAGCTGCTCCGCGCCGTTCGCGTGGTCCACGACGGCGACGCCCTGCTCTCGCCGTCCGTCACCCGGCGCATCATGGCCCAGCTGGCGCTGCAGTCCCGGGCGACGGCGGCTCCGGTGTCGCTGGAGAACATCACCGAGCGTGAGCGCGAGGTGCTGCGGCTGGTGGGCGAGGGCCTGAACAACGCCGAGATCGCGGAACGGCTGGTGATCACGCCCCTCACGGCCAAGACCCATGTCTCACGCATCATGAGCAAGCTGCTGGTCCGCGACCGGGCCCAGCTGGTGGTGTTGGCCTACGAATCGGGGCTCGTGCGGCCCGGCTGGGCCGGCTGA
- a CDS encoding haloacid dehalogenase type II: MTAFVSPSTGRQLKAVLFDTFGTVVDWRSGVAAEIRKFGDRHGLALDPFGLADKWRAEYQPSMETVRSGHRSYVPLDQLHLENLKRVLERSGLSPAGFTSEDLGELNRAWERLPAWPDSRDGLHKLKSRYVIGPLSNGNTALLVNMGKNAELPWDVVVGLDLLRVYKPDPAAYLGAASVLRLDPGEVMLVAAHNGDLGAARAAGLATAFVPRPSEHGPGQTTDLVPASGWDAVAADFIQLAQMLTEGAALAH; this comes from the coding sequence ATGACAGCTTTCGTTTCGCCCTCGACAGGACGCCAGCTCAAGGCCGTGCTGTTCGACACGTTCGGAACCGTGGTCGACTGGCGGTCCGGCGTTGCCGCAGAGATCAGGAAATTCGGTGACAGGCACGGGCTCGCACTGGACCCGTTCGGCCTGGCGGACAAATGGCGCGCGGAGTACCAGCCGTCCATGGAAACGGTGCGTTCCGGCCACCGCAGTTACGTGCCTCTGGACCAACTGCACCTGGAAAACCTGAAGCGCGTGCTCGAACGGAGCGGGCTCTCCCCTGCCGGGTTTACGAGCGAGGACCTTGGGGAACTCAACCGTGCTTGGGAGCGCCTGCCAGCGTGGCCGGACAGCCGCGATGGCCTGCATAAGCTAAAGAGCCGCTATGTCATCGGGCCGCTGTCCAACGGGAACACCGCCCTGCTGGTGAACATGGGCAAGAACGCCGAGCTGCCGTGGGATGTTGTTGTTGGCTTGGACCTGCTCCGGGTGTACAAGCCCGACCCCGCTGCCTATCTCGGCGCCGCCTCGGTCCTTCGGCTCGATCCGGGCGAGGTCATGCTGGTTGCCGCCCACAACGGTGACCTTGGCGCTGCCCGGGCTGCCGGGCTGGCCACCGCGTTCGTCCCGCGGCCCAGCGAGCATGGGCCGGGGCAGACCACGGACCTGGTCCCGGCCTCAGGCTGGGACGCCGTGGCAGCGGACTTCATCCAGCTGGCACAAATGCTGACTGAAGGCGCCGCCCTGGCACACTAG
- a CDS encoding class I SAM-dependent methyltransferase — translation MTLLTETSLEPFIALLKAQGRHAVLDVCCGPGDDGLRFVRAGIHYTGVDPFDGNVRYAMARRLSVSVADPTRLPFAANTFPAVWAVQSLEGLTAEQADDVVRELERVAEPGAPIAVVLP, via the coding sequence ATGACTCTGCTGACGGAAACCTCGCTGGAACCCTTCATCGCCCTGCTCAAGGCCCAGGGCAGGCACGCCGTGCTGGACGTGTGCTGCGGCCCGGGCGACGACGGCCTCCGGTTCGTCCGGGCCGGAATCCACTACACGGGCGTTGATCCCTTCGACGGCAACGTGAGGTACGCAATGGCCCGCCGCCTGAGCGTCTCGGTGGCGGACCCCACGCGTTTGCCCTTCGCGGCGAACACGTTCCCCGCTGTCTGGGCGGTCCAGTCGCTGGAGGGGCTCACGGCAGAGCAGGCGGACGACGTCGTGCGGGAGCTTGAGCGTGTGGCAGAACCCGGTGCGCCGATCGCCGTCGTCCTCCCCTGA
- a CDS encoding aminotransferase-like domain-containing protein, producing MNNDSSSRIASRLRKWVAEAAPGSRLPSTRSLVAQYQASPVTVQKALQALTREGVIESRPGVGTFVRAVRTARPSDYGWQTAALRSPQAPLRPASAAMRTAPNDVIAFHSGYPARELLPERLVRAALARAARGEAALSRPPAAGLPELQSWFAHELGSSTPAGITPPTPSDVVVLPGSQSGLSSIFRALVGYGHPLLMESPTYWGAILAAAQAGVRVIPVPSGTGGPDPDELARAFEETGARMFYAQPNYANPTGAQWDGRRGEQVLDVVRKNGAFLLEDDWAHDFGITTTAQPVAARDDSGHVVYIRSLTKSVSPAIRVAAVIARGPARDRILADRGAESMYVSGLLQAAALDVVTQPAWQTHLRSLRHQLQSRRDLLLTSLIQHAPQAHIENVPKGGLNLWARLPDGTDVEQLARNCESAGVIIAAATEWFPAEPAGPFIRLNYAGPNPGAFPEGTRILGQELARILA from the coding sequence ATGAACAACGATAGCAGCTCCCGGATCGCGTCGCGGCTGAGGAAATGGGTCGCCGAGGCGGCGCCGGGATCGCGACTGCCGTCGACCCGGTCGCTCGTCGCGCAGTACCAGGCCAGCCCCGTTACCGTTCAGAAGGCGCTGCAGGCCCTCACGAGAGAGGGCGTTATCGAGAGCCGGCCAGGCGTGGGGACCTTCGTGCGGGCCGTCCGGACCGCGCGGCCCTCGGACTACGGCTGGCAGACGGCGGCCCTGCGGTCACCACAGGCCCCTCTTCGGCCCGCCTCCGCCGCCATGCGGACCGCACCCAACGATGTCATCGCGTTCCATTCCGGCTATCCGGCCCGCGAACTCCTGCCGGAGCGGCTGGTGCGCGCGGCGCTCGCGCGGGCGGCCCGCGGCGAGGCAGCGTTGTCCCGTCCCCCGGCGGCAGGGCTGCCCGAGCTGCAATCCTGGTTCGCCCACGAGCTCGGAAGCTCCACCCCGGCCGGCATTACGCCGCCAACCCCAAGCGACGTCGTCGTGCTTCCTGGCAGCCAAAGTGGCCTAAGCTCCATCTTCAGGGCGCTCGTCGGCTACGGACACCCGCTCCTCATGGAATCCCCGACATACTGGGGGGCCATCCTGGCCGCGGCGCAGGCCGGCGTCCGCGTCATCCCCGTACCCAGCGGTACCGGCGGACCTGACCCTGACGAACTGGCCCGCGCCTTCGAGGAAACGGGCGCCCGGATGTTCTATGCCCAGCCGAACTACGCCAACCCCACTGGCGCGCAGTGGGACGGCCGGCGGGGCGAACAGGTGCTGGACGTCGTGCGCAAGAACGGCGCCTTCCTCCTCGAGGACGACTGGGCACACGACTTCGGCATCACCACCACAGCCCAGCCCGTGGCGGCCCGCGACGATTCCGGCCACGTTGTGTATATCCGTTCGCTGACCAAGAGCGTCTCCCCTGCCATCCGGGTGGCCGCCGTCATCGCCCGCGGCCCGGCGCGCGACCGCATCCTTGCCGACCGGGGAGCCGAGTCGATGTATGTCAGCGGCCTGCTCCAGGCCGCGGCACTCGACGTCGTGACTCAACCTGCGTGGCAGACCCACCTGAGAAGCCTCCGGCACCAGCTCCAGTCCCGCCGCGATCTTCTGCTCACGAGCCTGATACAGCACGCACCGCAGGCCCACATCGAGAATGTCCCCAAGGGTGGGCTGAACCTCTGGGCACGCCTTCCCGACGGGACCGACGTCGAACAGCTCGCCCGGAATTGCGAAAGCGCCGGCGTCATCATTGCGGCCGCAACGGAGTGGTTTCCCGCCGAACCGGCGGGGCCGTTCATCCGGCTCAACTACGCGGGCCCCAACCCGGGCGCGTTCCCCGAGGGCACCCGGATTCTCGGCCAAGAGCTCGCGCGGATCCTCGCGTAA
- a CDS encoding bifunctional methylenetetrahydrofolate dehydrogenase/methenyltetrahydrofolate cyclohydrolase, translating into MTETAKTAQILDGKATAAAIKAELTERVAALKAKGVTPGLGTILVGSDPGSTWYVGGKHKDCAEVGINSIRRDLPEETTQEELLAVVRELNDNPECTGYIVQLPLPKHIDQDVILEAMDPDKDADGLHPMNLGRLVANISGPMKSPLPCTPKGCVELLSRHGIDLKGKRVLVVGRGVTIGRPVGLLLTRKDVNATVVLAHTGTADLPAELRQADVVIAAAGVPHLVKAEDLKPGAIVLDVGVSRVDDGTGKAVVTGDVHPDAADVAAWLSPNPGGVGPMTRAMLLANVVETAERQAGIA; encoded by the coding sequence GTGACTGAAACCGCAAAAACCGCGCAGATCCTTGACGGCAAGGCTACCGCCGCCGCCATCAAGGCCGAGCTGACCGAACGCGTGGCCGCACTCAAGGCCAAGGGCGTCACTCCGGGACTGGGCACCATTCTGGTGGGGTCTGACCCCGGCAGCACCTGGTACGTGGGCGGCAAGCACAAGGACTGCGCCGAGGTGGGCATCAACTCCATCCGCCGCGACCTGCCCGAGGAAACCACCCAGGAGGAGCTCCTGGCCGTGGTCCGCGAGCTGAACGACAACCCGGAGTGCACGGGCTACATCGTCCAACTGCCGCTGCCCAAGCACATCGACCAGGACGTCATCCTGGAGGCCATGGATCCGGATAAGGACGCCGACGGCCTGCATCCGATGAACCTGGGCCGCCTCGTGGCCAACATCAGCGGCCCCATGAAGTCCCCGCTGCCCTGTACCCCCAAGGGCTGCGTGGAACTGCTTAGCCGCCATGGCATTGACCTGAAGGGCAAGCGCGTCCTCGTGGTGGGACGCGGCGTGACCATCGGCCGCCCGGTGGGCCTGCTGCTGACCCGCAAGGACGTCAACGCCACCGTCGTTCTGGCGCATACCGGCACCGCCGACCTGCCCGCCGAACTCCGGCAGGCCGACGTCGTGATCGCCGCGGCCGGCGTGCCGCACCTGGTCAAGGCGGAGGACCTGAAGCCGGGCGCCATTGTGCTGGACGTCGGGGTGAGCCGTGTTGACGACGGCACCGGCAAGGCGGTGGTCACCGGTGACGTGCACCCCGACGCCGCCGACGTCGCCGCCTGGCTGTCCCCGAACCCGGGCGGCGTGGGTCCGATGACCCGCGCCATGCTCCTAGCCAACGTGGTGGAAACCGCGGAACGCCAGGCCGGGATCGCTTAA
- a CDS encoding gamma carbonic anhydrase family protein: MAPIHPFAGDTPDIHPSVFVAPTASIIGRATLAEDASAFYGVSVRADTAAITVGTGSNLQDNVVLHADPGFPCSVGARVSVGHSAVVHGCTVEDDCLIGMSATILNGAVIGAGSLVAAGAVVLEGTVVPPRSLVAGVPAKVRRELTNEEFDGVKRNAAHYRELAQAHRELHA, from the coding sequence ATGGCTCCCATTCACCCCTTCGCCGGCGACACGCCGGACATCCACCCCTCCGTTTTCGTTGCGCCGACGGCGTCGATCATCGGCCGTGCCACGCTCGCCGAGGACGCCAGCGCGTTCTACGGCGTCTCGGTGCGTGCCGACACCGCCGCTATCACCGTGGGCACCGGCAGCAACCTGCAGGACAACGTGGTCCTGCACGCTGACCCGGGCTTCCCCTGCAGTGTCGGGGCGCGCGTCAGCGTCGGGCATAGCGCCGTCGTCCATGGCTGCACCGTGGAGGACGACTGCCTCATCGGCATGAGCGCCACCATCCTCAATGGAGCGGTGATCGGCGCCGGATCGCTCGTGGCGGCCGGCGCCGTCGTGCTGGAAGGGACGGTAGTCCCGCCCCGCTCGCTGGTGGCCGGGGTCCCGGCCAAGGTTCGCCGCGAACTCACCAATGAGGAGTTCGACGGCGTGAAGCGCAACGCGGCGCACTACCGCGAGCTCGCCCAGGCGCACCGCGAACTCCACGCCTAG